A region of Sesamum indicum cultivar Zhongzhi No. 13 linkage group LG7, S_indicum_v1.0, whole genome shotgun sequence DNA encodes the following proteins:
- the LOC105166340 gene encoding early nodulin-like protein 1: protein MATLKALIPCLALLLFVSMISFSEAREFEVGGKKPSWELPSSPDAFNKWAQRNRFQIGDTVVLTYDAKSDSVLEVTEKNYQTCNVSNPIRSYTDGNTKITLDRSGPFFFVSGAEDHCQKGQKLEILVLSAKHRSLGHSPAPSPSETHHHHHHHHAPAPAPSNAGSGLRVGLMSGAAVVAVLALV, encoded by the exons ATGGCTACTCTGAAAGCCCTTATTCCCTGTTTGGCTCTCCTGCTTTTTGTGTCCATGATCAGCTTTTCTGAAGCGAGAGAGTTTGAGGTTGGTGGCAAGAAGCCTTCCTGGGAACTCCCATCTTCACCTGATGCGTTCAACAAATGGGCTCAGAGAAACCGATTCCAAATCGGTGACACTGTTG TTCTGACATACGACGCGAAAAGTGATTCCGTGCTGGAAGTGACTGAGAAGAACTACCAAACCTGCAATGTATCCAATCCCATCAGATCCTACACCGACGGGAACACCAAAATCACACTAGACAGATCAGGCCCATTTTTCTTCGTCAGTGGCGCTGAAGACCACTGCCAGAAAGGCCAAAAGCTGGAAATCCTAGTTCTTTCGGCCAAACACCGCTCGCTGGGCCATTCTCCGGCGCCTTCTCCTTCCGAGAcccatcaccaccaccaccaccaccacgcCCCGGCACCAGCACCTTCCAACGCTGGTTCTGGGCTGAGGGTTGGACTTATGAGCGGCGCTGCGGTGGTTGCTGTTTTGGCTTTGGTTTAG
- the LOC105166401 gene encoding F-box protein CPR30-like, whose product MNSEESPLPQDLIIEILSWLPPETLSSFRSVSKWWCSTISDPKFVAKHQYHFGASLKNSNSNRIVILTERHADPRAPLKLRLFPESNPGTLPVNNMELDLGKRGAAESCRIMGSCDGLFCLASSSSDYVGIQLCNPCVRWATGLPVHRFTDEFNPVDLYYGIGFDASVNDYKVLKLRRPVTSRMHMPGAAAVFSVKARSWKRLNVSVPPNIPLGRSVFLHGFVHWLTCLPSLYNNIKRIMLFDICNEVFGELQLPEIDRDLDTNACADISISVVMGSLCVLVAESRTHISCDVWVMKAYGVVESWSKQFSVVLGGGITKCVELTVGGKILCCTENSEPRNVSRHGELRYEPLSSQLVLYDPAMDEYRYVGPAPSCKHVVSLVASLALLNGTI is encoded by the coding sequence ATGAATTCTGAGGAGAGTCCATTGCCTCAAGATCTGATAATCGAGATACTGTCATGGCTTCCGCCGGAGACCCTCTCGAGCTTCAGAAGCGTCTCCAAATGGTGGTGTTCTACAATCAGCGACCCCAAATTCGTCGCCAAACATCAATACCACTTCGGTGCTTCCCTGAAAAACAGTAACAGCAACCGTATAGTAATTCTGACTGAAAGACACGCAGATCCCCGCGCTCCCCTCAAACTGCGCCTGTTCCCCGAAAGCAATCCTGGTACACTTCCCGTGAATAACATGGAACTAGACCTGGGGAAGAGAGGTGCAGCTGAAAGCTGCAGAATTATGGGTTCTTGCGATGGACTCTTCTGTCTCGCCAGTTCTTCGTCCGATTACGTGGGCATACAACTGTGTAATCCATGCGTTAGATGGGCAACTGGACTACCGGTTCATCGTTTCACCGATGAATTCAATCCAGTCGATCTATACTATGGCATTGGATTCGACGCATCTGTGAATGATTACAAGGTTTTAAAGCTCAGGCGTCCCGTCACTTCCCGCATGCACATGCCTGGAGCAGCTGCAGTGTTTTCCGTGAAGGCTAGGTCCTGGAAAAGACTGAACGTCTCAGTTCCGCCTAATATTCCACTCGGCAGGTCAGTTTTCCTGCATGGATTTGTCCACTGGCTCACCTGTTTACCGTCGTTATACAATAATATCAAGCGCATCATGTTATTCGACATTTGTAATGAGGTTTTTGGGGAACTGCAATTGCCGGAAATAGACAGGGACCTGGATACCAATGCTTGTGCAGACATTTCGATATCTGTGGTGATGGGATCTCTCTGCGTGTTGGTTGCGGAATCAAGAACGCATATAAGCTGTGATGTGTGGGTGATGAAAGCATACGGGGTCGTGGAATCATGGAGCAAACAGTTCAGCGTTGTGCTCGGGGGAGGAATCACCAAATGTGTGGAACTAACAGTTGGAGGCAAAATTCTATGCTGTACTGAAAATAGTGAACCTAGAAATGTGAGCAGGCACGGAGAGCTTCGTTACGAGCCTTTGTCTTCTCAGCTGGTTTTATATGATCCTGCAATGGATGAATACAGATATGTTGGGCCAGCTCCGTCTTGTAAACATGTCGTTTCACTTGTAGCAAGTCTTGCACTTCTTAATGGTACGATTTAG